In Armatimonadota bacterium, a single genomic region encodes these proteins:
- the msrB gene encoding peptide-methionine (R)-S-oxide reductase MsrB, which yields MKLASLLVVPAALLISGIVLAQDIKIPGVSNVSPARKDKVVMTDAQWQKKLTKEQYEILRAKGTEPAFCGVNLDQKGEGTYYCVGCGLDLFYANSKFNSGTGWPSFYKPIDRDRIWFQTDRSYGTIRTEVNCARCDGHLGHVFNDGPAPTGLRFCMNGKVLKFVPKKGEKGHEGL from the coding sequence ATGAAGCTCGCATCTTTGCTCGTCGTTCCCGCCGCTTTGCTCATTAGCGGAATTGTGTTGGCTCAGGACATCAAGATTCCTGGGGTCTCCAACGTAAGTCCGGCCCGCAAAGATAAGGTTGTGATGACGGACGCGCAGTGGCAGAAGAAGCTGACCAAGGAGCAGTACGAGATCCTTCGAGCCAAAGGCACCGAGCCCGCCTTCTGCGGGGTGAACCTTGACCAGAAGGGAGAGGGTACCTACTACTGCGTTGGCTGCGGGCTCGATTTGTTCTACGCGAATTCGAAGTTCAACTCTGGCACTGGTTGGCCCTCCTTCTACAAGCCGATTGACCGCGACCGAATCTGGTTCCAGACAGACCGCTCGTACGGAACTATTCGAACTGAGGTGAACTGCGCTCGATGCGATGGGCACCTTGGACACGTTTTCAACGACGGCCCAGCACCGACCGGTTTGCGCTTCTGCATGAACGGAAAGGTGTTGAAATTCGTTCCGAAGAAGGGCGAGAAGGGGCACGAGGGTCTTTAA
- the sufB gene encoding Fe-S cluster assembly protein SufB, which produces MSEKVLDESTALLEQFANREYEHGWETTIETETIEPGLNEDTVRRISAKKNEPQWLLDWRLKAYRHFLTMTEPTWPNVHYKPADLQAISYYSSPKMKPLLDSLEDADPEILRTFQKLGIPVEEQKVLLNVKGAASSAADALAKPTDWSELEGKVAVDAVFDSVSVVTTFKKKLAELGIIFCSISEAVHEHPELVQKYLGSVVPYSDNYYATLNSAVFSDGSFVYIPKGVRCPMELSTYFRINAENTGQFERTLIVCEEGGYVSYLEGCTAPMRDENQLHAAVVELYAAGDNATIKYSTVQNWYPGDPKTGIGGIFNFVTKRAICAGRASKVTWTQVETGSAITWKYPSVILKGDDSVGEFYSVALTAGKQQADTGTKMIHIGKRTKSTIVAKGISAGNGQNTYRGLVKINPGADNARNYSQCDSMLMGDRCGAHTFPYIEVKNPSATVEHEASTSKIGEDQIFYCNQRGIPTEDAVNMIVSGFCKDVFRELPMEFAVEAQKLLGVSLEGSVG; this is translated from the coding sequence ATGTCAGAGAAGGTTTTGGACGAGTCAACGGCTCTATTAGAGCAATTTGCCAATCGCGAGTACGAGCACGGGTGGGAGACCACCATTGAGACCGAGACCATTGAGCCTGGCCTCAACGAGGACACGGTTCGCCGAATCTCTGCGAAGAAGAACGAGCCGCAATGGTTGCTCGACTGGCGACTGAAGGCTTACCGACACTTCTTGACGATGACGGAGCCAACCTGGCCGAACGTCCACTACAAGCCAGCTGATCTCCAGGCGATCTCCTACTACTCATCACCCAAGATGAAGCCGCTGCTGGACTCCCTTGAGGATGCCGACCCCGAAATCCTCCGCACCTTCCAAAAACTAGGAATCCCGGTCGAGGAGCAAAAGGTTCTGCTGAATGTCAAGGGCGCTGCCTCTTCTGCCGCCGATGCGCTGGCTAAGCCAACCGACTGGTCTGAGCTAGAAGGCAAGGTAGCTGTCGACGCCGTCTTCGATTCGGTTTCGGTTGTCACGACCTTTAAAAAGAAGCTCGCGGAACTCGGAATCATCTTCTGCTCCATCTCCGAAGCCGTCCACGAGCACCCCGAGCTGGTTCAGAAGTATCTCGGCTCAGTCGTGCCCTACAGCGACAACTACTACGCGACCCTGAACTCAGCAGTCTTCTCCGACGGCTCCTTCGTCTACATCCCTAAGGGTGTCCGATGCCCGATGGAGCTCAGCACCTACTTCCGAATCAACGCCGAAAACACCGGTCAATTCGAGCGAACCCTCATCGTCTGCGAAGAAGGCGGTTACGTCAGCTACTTGGAAGGTTGCACCGCGCCGATGCGCGATGAGAACCAGCTCCACGCCGCCGTCGTCGAGCTCTACGCCGCCGGCGATAATGCGACGATCAAGTACAGCACCGTCCAAAACTGGTATCCCGGCGACCCCAAGACCGGCATCGGCGGAATCTTCAACTTCGTCACCAAGCGAGCCATTTGCGCCGGCCGAGCTTCCAAGGTCACCTGGACCCAGGTCGAAACCGGGTCCGCAATCACCTGGAAGTACCCATCGGTCATCCTCAAAGGCGACGACTCCGTCGGCGAATTCTACAGCGTCGCTCTCACCGCCGGAAAGCAACAAGCCGACACTGGCACCAAGATGATCCACATCGGCAAGCGCACCAAGTCGACCATTGTCGCCAAAGGAATCTCCGCCGGAAACGGTCAGAACACCTACCGTGGGCTCGTCAAAATCAACCCCGGCGCCGACAACGCCCGCAACTACTCCCAGTGCGACTCCATGCTCATGGGCGACCGCTGCGGAGCCCACACCTTCCCCTACATTGAGGTGAAGAACCCCTCGGCAACCGTCGAGCACGAAGCTTCCACGTCGAAGATTGGCGAAGACCAAATCTTCTACTGCAACCAACGCGGAATCCCCACCGAAGACGCCGTCAACATGATCGTCAGCGGCTTCTGCAAAGACGTCTTCCGAGAACTCCCCATGGAATTCGCGGTTGAGGCTCAGAAGTTGCTCGGTGTTAGCTTGGAAGGCTCAGTCGGCTAA
- the mgtA gene encoding magnesium-translocating P-type ATPase yields the protein MDKVNIPDLDSSLNVLEQLRRCQTVSEGLTTKEAERRHSELPSPGGRSNSIFLGLIAQFINPIQILLIVAAILSAFFGEMTDCLIIVFILVASGLLSFVQEFRAGNEVAELMKLVETKAVVLRDGCEKDVPFTSVVRGDIAILSAGSVIPGDGLLLEEDSLFVDQSSLTGESFPVEKSVESAGNQVFAGTNVVSGRAKMLVVNVGSATRLGGIASALSLKRPEGDFQKGIKQLGAMLIQLTIFLTLFVLMVNLIAHRPVLESFMFSLALAVGLTPQLLPAIVSLNLSRGAMAMSKDCVIVKRLSSIENFGSMDVLCSDKTGTLTLGTVEVARAVDALSNDSPNVLKLSQLNAIFESGYVNPIDEALRKSASPGVQQGYEKLGETPYDFQRKRISVLVRSQATLTLIMKGALITVLECCSEVRTANGMVEISDVRPLIEASFKTFSEQGFRVLGVASRELANESEQTDMSEVRMTFEGMLLLHDPLRAESAATIKRLADIGIELKMITGDNAHVAAYIATTLALNRQLITGTELDGLSDDALLVRAKNVSVFAEIEPRQKQRIILALKRGGSVVGYIGDGVNDGPALHSADVSISVANAADVAKEAADFVMLKPDIGVLVGAVLEGRRTFSNTMKYIFMATSANFGNMFSLAGASLLIPFLPLLAKQVLLTNLLTDLPEMTIAGDNVDDEVLQQRQKWDLGFLRRFMLIFGLLSSVFDFATFGLLIWLKTTPEVFRTAWFTESVISASLIVLVFRSRRWLGQSRPSIALLFTTIATCIAVLVLPFTALSISLGFTQLPVPMIGGLLGIVASYVLCAELAKHWFFRMQMATMTPVSKPR from the coding sequence ATGGACAAAGTCAATATTCCTGATCTAGATTCATCCTTGAACGTGCTGGAGCAGTTGAGACGTTGCCAAACGGTTTCGGAGGGCCTGACAACTAAGGAGGCCGAGAGGCGACACTCAGAGTTGCCCAGCCCCGGTGGAAGATCTAATTCAATCTTTTTGGGTCTCATTGCGCAATTCATCAATCCCATCCAAATCCTGCTTATCGTAGCTGCGATCTTGAGTGCATTTTTTGGAGAGATGACGGACTGCCTCATTATCGTCTTTATCCTTGTGGCCAGTGGCTTGTTGAGTTTTGTCCAAGAGTTCAGAGCTGGTAACGAAGTCGCAGAGCTGATGAAACTCGTGGAAACAAAAGCCGTGGTGCTTAGAGATGGTTGTGAAAAAGATGTCCCTTTTACCTCGGTTGTTCGTGGCGATATTGCCATTTTATCGGCAGGCTCAGTCATCCCGGGTGATGGCTTGCTGCTCGAGGAAGACTCACTCTTCGTAGACCAATCTAGTCTGACTGGTGAGAGTTTTCCGGTCGAAAAGTCAGTTGAGTCCGCAGGAAACCAGGTCTTCGCGGGCACAAACGTGGTTAGCGGGAGAGCCAAGATGCTTGTCGTAAACGTAGGCTCAGCCACGAGACTAGGCGGCATCGCAAGTGCGCTTAGTCTTAAGCGTCCTGAGGGAGACTTTCAAAAGGGGATCAAGCAGCTCGGAGCGATGCTCATTCAATTGACGATCTTCTTGACTCTCTTTGTACTGATGGTGAATCTAATTGCCCACCGGCCGGTGCTTGAGTCATTCATGTTTTCCCTGGCCTTAGCGGTGGGACTCACCCCTCAACTTCTACCAGCGATTGTAAGCTTAAACTTGTCTCGTGGCGCAATGGCGATGTCCAAAGATTGCGTGATCGTGAAGAGACTGTCCTCCATCGAAAACTTTGGATCAATGGATGTTCTTTGCTCGGATAAAACTGGGACTCTCACTCTAGGCACTGTCGAAGTGGCCCGAGCGGTAGATGCACTGAGTAACGACTCGCCAAACGTGCTAAAACTCAGTCAGCTGAACGCAATTTTTGAATCTGGCTACGTGAATCCAATTGATGAAGCCCTACGAAAGAGTGCATCTCCAGGGGTTCAACAGGGATATGAGAAGTTGGGAGAAACGCCTTACGATTTCCAGCGAAAACGAATCAGTGTCTTGGTTCGCTCTCAGGCAACGCTTACACTCATCATGAAAGGAGCGTTGATCACAGTTTTAGAATGTTGCTCTGAGGTGCGCACGGCCAATGGGATGGTTGAGATATCGGATGTGCGACCTTTGATCGAAGCCAGCTTTAAGACCTTCAGTGAACAAGGTTTTCGCGTTCTTGGTGTTGCAAGTCGCGAACTAGCGAATGAGTCTGAACAGACTGATATGAGCGAGGTACGTATGACCTTTGAGGGGATGCTCCTGCTCCATGATCCGCTCCGGGCGGAGAGTGCTGCTACGATCAAGAGACTTGCCGATATTGGAATTGAGCTCAAGATGATTACAGGAGACAACGCACACGTTGCCGCCTATATCGCAACAACCCTTGCCCTGAACAGACAACTCATCACTGGTACTGAGCTGGATGGACTCTCAGATGACGCTCTACTGGTGAGAGCCAAGAACGTCTCTGTCTTTGCCGAAATAGAGCCACGTCAGAAGCAGCGTATCATCTTGGCCCTCAAACGAGGCGGTTCTGTTGTGGGTTACATCGGCGACGGAGTCAACGACGGTCCAGCCCTTCACAGTGCAGACGTAAGCATCTCTGTCGCCAACGCCGCTGATGTAGCCAAAGAAGCAGCCGACTTCGTTATGTTGAAGCCAGATATTGGGGTTCTCGTCGGTGCTGTACTGGAGGGTCGGAGAACGTTTTCGAACACGATGAAGTACATCTTCATGGCAACCAGTGCGAACTTCGGAAACATGTTCAGTCTTGCCGGAGCAAGCCTTCTGATTCCGTTCCTACCACTTCTCGCGAAGCAAGTGCTTCTGACTAACCTTCTGACAGACCTCCCAGAAATGACCATTGCGGGCGATAACGTGGACGATGAGGTGCTTCAGCAACGGCAGAAGTGGGATTTAGGATTTTTGCGAAGGTTTATGCTAATTTTCGGCTTACTCAGCTCGGTCTTCGATTTTGCAACTTTCGGATTGTTGATTTGGCTCAAGACCACTCCAGAAGTCTTTCGAACGGCATGGTTTACGGAATCCGTCATCTCTGCGAGTTTGATCGTGCTCGTTTTTCGATCTCGGCGCTGGCTGGGCCAGTCCCGTCCTTCAATTGCTTTGCTCTTCACCACGATTGCTACTTGCATTGCGGTGCTTGTCCTTCCGTTTACAGCTCTGTCGATTTCCCTCGGATTCACTCAGCTCCCCGTGCCGATGATTGGCGGATTGCTGGGCATTGTGGCTTCCTACGTTTTGTGTGCCGAGCTTGCTAAACATTGGTTCTTTCGAATGCAGATGGCGACTATGACCCCTGTTTCGAAACCACGCTAA
- a CDS encoding GNAT family N-acetyltransferase, with product MEFSLADDLIAALDGVGLMLSAQIRQDADFRTIVWKSGNPSVSEDLELRLSAYPSLYWFGGYVYDFPGHARDAIPEVVKFLQGFFRERILRGIDPNGGGGPIWMNEVAYPEFINWEREPGTEIRSWLGTHDTTVTGKSTLLWLRSIRPLRLEEVPEVAAFYIDIQVDTVPTIHPLHEVIEYITDVRVASGSSYVLEQNGKILGWLDVADGWVHHLCVRRGENGKGIGKELLDYAKLKSPQGLQLWTFQVNDGARRFYAREGFQEVELTNGENCEEKQPDVRLAWAPKTL from the coding sequence GTGGAGTTTTCCCTCGCGGATGACCTAATCGCCGCCCTGGATGGAGTAGGTCTGATGCTGTCTGCTCAGATCAGGCAGGATGCTGACTTCCGGACAATCGTCTGGAAGTCAGGCAACCCAAGTGTTAGCGAAGATTTGGAACTGCGGCTGTCCGCGTATCCAAGCTTGTATTGGTTCGGCGGCTACGTGTACGACTTCCCGGGTCATGCAAGAGATGCGATCCCAGAAGTGGTCAAGTTTCTTCAAGGTTTCTTTCGGGAGCGGATTCTTCGCGGTATCGATCCGAACGGCGGCGGTGGTCCGATATGGATGAATGAAGTTGCGTATCCAGAATTCATCAACTGGGAACGCGAACCGGGCACTGAGATCCGTTCTTGGCTTGGAACACATGACACCACCGTCACCGGTAAGAGCACCCTCCTCTGGCTCCGTTCAATCCGCCCACTCCGCCTCGAAGAAGTCCCCGAAGTCGCCGCCTTCTACATCGACATCCAAGTCGATACCGTCCCGACGATCCACCCACTCCACGAAGTGATCGAATACATCACAGACGTCCGGGTGGCCAGCGGCTCAAGCTACGTCCTCGAACAAAACGGCAAAATCCTCGGCTGGCTCGACGTCGCCGACGGCTGGGTCCATCACCTTTGCGTCCGCCGAGGCGAAAATGGCAAGGGAATCGGCAAGGAACTTCTCGACTACGCGAAACTCAAATCTCCCCAAGGCCTCCAGCTTTGGACCTTCCAAGTCAACGACGGCGCTCGCCGCTTCTACGCCCGCGAAGGTTTCCAGGAAGTCGAACTCACCAACGGCGAAAACTGCGAGGAAAAACAGCCTGACGTCCGCCTGGCTTGGGCTCCGAAGACCCTATAA
- a CDS encoding TlpA disulfide reductase family protein translates to MSILALTAFLCFPGSGQSDVQVRLAEIDSIKEAIPGPETDIMKWVDECYVLADKRGKLVLEFYKKYPDHERTPKLLVSRWEDFIGHVRVPKMPRLDMIRKDINEFYRTKPSKANLAIAKNYDAKEVLMRQWRIALDRKLKLSDPQAKPLLDKAEKACLDFQRVYPNEESGVYNFYKYSDMCAGTSRERTAIGYLAKFYPNSNLGKGAAGKLRILDAVGKPFEMNFKDFTTGRDVNFKELRGKVVLVDFWATWCGPCRRDIENEMLAMYKELRPRGFEIVGISGDVPGDEGKKMLSDYIQQQSITWPNLWDGKGPNGGIAREWGISSWPTQFLVDKKGILRYTDRPADRRKVIEELLAEN, encoded by the coding sequence ATGAGCATTCTTGCCCTAACCGCTTTTCTCTGCTTTCCGGGCTCCGGTCAAAGTGATGTTCAGGTTCGATTGGCGGAAATCGACTCCATCAAAGAAGCCATTCCTGGCCCAGAGACCGACATCATGAAATGGGTCGACGAGTGCTACGTTCTCGCGGACAAGCGAGGCAAACTCGTCCTTGAGTTCTACAAGAAGTATCCGGACCATGAGCGGACTCCAAAGTTGCTGGTCTCCCGGTGGGAAGATTTCATTGGCCATGTGCGGGTTCCAAAGATGCCTCGGCTTGACATGATCCGAAAGGATATTAACGAGTTTTACAGAACGAAGCCTTCGAAAGCGAACCTGGCAATCGCCAAAAACTATGACGCAAAGGAAGTCTTGATGCGGCAGTGGCGAATTGCCCTGGATCGCAAGCTGAAGTTGAGTGACCCTCAAGCTAAGCCATTGCTGGACAAAGCAGAGAAGGCATGCTTGGACTTTCAACGTGTTTATCCAAATGAAGAGTCGGGGGTCTACAACTTCTACAAGTACAGCGACATGTGCGCTGGCACTTCTCGCGAACGAACTGCGATTGGCTACCTGGCAAAGTTCTATCCGAACTCAAACTTAGGCAAAGGAGCTGCCGGAAAACTAAGAATCCTCGATGCCGTCGGAAAACCGTTTGAGATGAACTTCAAGGATTTCACAACCGGCCGAGATGTGAATTTCAAAGAGCTGAGAGGCAAAGTTGTTCTTGTTGACTTTTGGGCGACTTGGTGCGGCCCGTGTCGACGAGACATCGAAAACGAAATGCTGGCGATGTATAAGGAGCTACGGCCCAGAGGATTTGAGATTGTAGGGATCAGCGGCGATGTTCCCGGAGATGAGGGAAAGAAAATGCTTAGTGACTATATCCAGCAGCAGTCCATCACATGGCCGAATCTTTGGGATGGAAAAGGACCCAACGGGGGCATTGCCCGCGAGTGGGGCATCAGCAGCTGGCCAACCCAGTTCCTGGTTGACAAGAAAGGGATCCTTCGCTACACTGACCGTCCGGCTGATCGCCGGAAGGTCATCGAGGAGCTGTTAGCGGAGAACTAG
- a CDS encoding NAD(P)-dependent oxidoreductase, whose product MAKILITGGAGLIGTNLAKELRGRGHSVQTADIKFSSEPEHFRIDTGEFRQIEEVIQSTKPDFVYHLAAEYGRWNGEDHYENLWRTNVVGTKHVLKLAKEHKFKTIFFSSAEVYGDYDGVMTEDIMEKIPIKQMNDYAISKWAGELQCLNAAEMWGAEVVRTRPVMCYGEHEPYNPYRGVMPIFIYSALTGKPFKCHRGHKRIFDYVTDSCRTWANIVDNFKPGEVYNVGGREEWVVTIEELAQIIIEVTGCDPNLCEVHGEEAFTTRIKTVDFSKARADLKHNPTIDTREGVKLYVEWMKKHYGFN is encoded by the coding sequence GTGGCAAAGATATTGATCACCGGAGGAGCAGGTCTCATTGGGACAAACCTCGCGAAAGAGTTGCGAGGACGTGGACATAGCGTCCAAACCGCAGATATCAAGTTCAGTTCTGAGCCAGAGCATTTCCGAATCGACACTGGCGAGTTTCGTCAGATCGAAGAGGTGATTCAATCCACGAAGCCAGATTTCGTTTACCACCTGGCCGCCGAATACGGTCGATGGAACGGCGAGGACCACTACGAAAACCTTTGGCGAACAAACGTGGTTGGCACGAAGCACGTCCTGAAGCTTGCGAAGGAGCACAAATTTAAGACCATCTTCTTTTCCAGCGCGGAAGTCTATGGCGATTACGATGGGGTGATGACGGAAGACATCATGGAGAAGATCCCCATCAAACAGATGAACGACTACGCCATTTCAAAATGGGCTGGCGAACTCCAATGCCTCAATGCAGCCGAAATGTGGGGAGCCGAGGTCGTGCGAACGCGACCCGTCATGTGTTATGGTGAGCACGAGCCTTACAACCCGTATCGTGGGGTCATGCCAATTTTTATCTATAGCGCCCTGACTGGTAAGCCGTTTAAGTGCCACCGTGGGCATAAGCGCATTTTTGACTACGTCACAGACTCCTGTCGAACGTGGGCAAACATCGTTGACAACTTCAAGCCCGGCGAGGTGTACAACGTCGGTGGTCGCGAAGAGTGGGTTGTGACCATCGAAGAGCTGGCGCAGATCATCATCGAAGTCACCGGTTGCGATCCCAATCTCTGCGAGGTCCACGGCGAAGAGGCATTCACGACCCGCATCAAGACCGTCGACTTTAGCAAGGCCCGGGCCGACCTGAAGCACAACCCAACGATCGATACTCGAGAGGGCGTGAAGCTTTACGTCGAGTGGATGAAGAAGCACTACGGATTCAACTAA
- a CDS encoding DUF1080 domain-containing protein: MLFALALALTQPDEKWIKLFNERNLAGWKPKITGYKYGENFGNTFRVKDKAIQVGYEAYADGFNGRFGHLFYKTPFSNYILKLEYRFTGDQCKGGPGWAYRNSGVMIHGQDPATMGLKQEFPVSAEVQMLGGDPTGIRHTGNLCTPGTNVVRNGKLWTPHCLDSTSETFRGETWVQLEVEVHGYGEVIHRVNGAEVMRYEQIQLDPNDNDAKTLIKNGNLKIEGGTISLQSESHPVEFRNIFLRKL, translated from the coding sequence ATGCTTTTCGCCCTCGCTTTAGCCCTTACTCAACCAGACGAGAAGTGGATCAAGCTCTTCAACGAGCGAAACTTAGCCGGTTGGAAGCCCAAGATCACTGGCTACAAATACGGCGAAAACTTCGGGAACACGTTTCGGGTGAAGGACAAAGCGATCCAGGTCGGCTATGAAGCCTACGCGGACGGCTTCAACGGCCGCTTCGGACACCTGTTCTACAAAACGCCGTTCTCGAACTACATCCTGAAACTCGAATACCGATTCACCGGCGACCAGTGCAAAGGCGGCCCCGGCTGGGCATACCGCAACAGCGGAGTGATGATTCACGGCCAAGACCCTGCCACGATGGGCCTTAAACAAGAGTTCCCGGTCAGTGCCGAAGTCCAGATGCTGGGAGGCGATCCGACTGGGATCCGGCACACCGGCAACCTGTGCACCCCCGGCACCAACGTCGTGAGGAACGGCAAGCTGTGGACACCCCACTGCCTCGATTCAACATCCGAGACATTCCGGGGCGAGACTTGGGTGCAGCTAGAGGTCGAGGTTCACGGCTACGGCGAGGTCATTCACCGCGTTAATGGGGCCGAGGTCATGCGTTACGAGCAAATCCAGCTTGATCCAAACGATAACGATGCCAAGACACTGATCAAAAACGGTAACCTTAAGATTGAAGGTGGAACGATCAGCCTCCAATCCGAGAGCCACCCGGTTGAGTTCCGCAACATCTTCCTGCGCAAGCTGTGA
- a CDS encoding N-acetylmuramoyl-L-alanine amidase, whose product MIPAITCTYALISMTQGDGKSPMPNPWKDPGYMKLVWIQSPNFGPRPEGVVVDTIIIHSTVIPTLKATTEAFQRESSQVSAHYTIGKDGSIVQNVSTFDRAWHAGVSKDVRGKENLNHFSVGIELVNLNDGKDPYPAAQLDALKAIIVVLKRRFPIVQIASHEYIAQPYGRKSDPTNFPWDEFKQFGLPLYFGKPH is encoded by the coding sequence ATGATTCCTGCTATTACTTGCACTTACGCACTGATCTCGATGACCCAAGGCGACGGCAAATCGCCCATGCCTAATCCGTGGAAAGATCCCGGTTACATGAAGCTGGTTTGGATTCAGTCCCCCAACTTTGGCCCCCGTCCCGAAGGAGTTGTCGTGGACACCATCATCATCCACAGCACCGTGATTCCAACTCTCAAAGCCACGACCGAGGCGTTTCAGCGAGAGTCTTCCCAAGTCAGTGCCCACTATACAATTGGGAAAGACGGTTCAATCGTCCAGAATGTCAGCACCTTTGATCGCGCTTGGCATGCCGGCGTGAGCAAAGACGTAAGAGGTAAAGAGAATCTTAATCACTTCTCTGTCGGAATCGAGCTCGTCAACCTCAATGACGGAAAAGACCCTTACCCTGCAGCTCAGCTGGATGCGTTGAAAGCAATCATTGTTGTATTGAAAAGACGGTTTCCAATCGTTCAGATCGCCTCGCACGAGTACATTGCGCAGCCCTACGGTCGCAAGAGCGATCCGACAAACTTCCCGTGGGATGAGTTCAAACAGTTCGGCCTGCCGCTCTATTTTGGCAAGCCTCACTGA
- a CDS encoding alpha-ketoglutarate-dependent dioxygenase AlkB, which produces MVVLEKIDSNLWLSDLSRRVQHYGWRYDYRTRKLHPDSYLGPLPDFLSGLCQRIKQEQLMEVVPDQVIVNEYLPGQGIAPHIDCEPCFGPEIATISLGDEYPMNFRHTITNEEFQLFLPVGSICVLSGESRYLWTHEIAKRKSDLLPGGGRKARLRRVSVTFRSVLVSL; this is translated from the coding sequence ATGGTTGTTCTTGAGAAAATAGACTCTAATCTTTGGCTTTCCGATTTATCCCGAAGGGTTCAGCATTATGGATGGCGTTATGACTACCGGACAAGGAAATTGCATCCAGATTCTTATCTCGGACCACTTCCGGATTTTCTCTCAGGTCTTTGCCAACGAATCAAGCAAGAGCAATTGATGGAGGTTGTTCCGGATCAGGTGATCGTCAACGAATACTTGCCTGGTCAAGGGATTGCGCCTCACATCGATTGTGAGCCTTGCTTTGGTCCCGAGATTGCGACGATCTCGCTAGGTGACGAGTATCCGATGAATTTTCGGCACACGATCACAAACGAAGAGTTTCAACTGTTTCTTCCCGTCGGGTCGATCTGTGTTCTAAGTGGAGAGTCGCGATACTTGTGGACACATGAGATTGCGAAGCGCAAAAGCGATTTACTTCCAGGTGGTGGTCGGAAAGCTAGATTGCGTCGAGTCTCAGTAACCTTTCGCTCTGTGTTGGTCTCTCTCTAA